The Siniperca chuatsi isolate FFG_IHB_CAS linkage group LG9, ASM2008510v1, whole genome shotgun sequence genome includes a region encoding these proteins:
- the pou2f2a gene encoding POU domain, class 2, transcription factor 2 isoform X16, with amino-acid sequence MFVPLPVPFVFQRTAPDLNAWRLKSPLAPRSNSDIRMSKALEVEKVGADSPLEGTDSERNGPESNHQAQSMKVNPFPLSPTLSSSKNKMEECGEMSPALSHGPTPSQTALQHTQLMLTGSQLAGDIQQLLQLQQLVLVPGHPLPSPAQFLLPQAQQGQQGLLSTPNLIPLPQQNQGSLLSAPTRMGLQAQRDKSMEVSGGGGMTTVSSVTSHPEEPSDLEELEQFARTFKQRRIKLGFTQGDVGLAMGKLYGNDFSQTTISRFEALNLSFKNMCKLKPLLEKWLNDAETMSIDSTLPSPSSLSSSSLGFDGVPGRRRKKRTSIETNVRVALERAFMTNQKPTSEEILLIAEQLNMEKEVIRVWFCNRRQKEKRINPSSATPPLPSQPPTAPPTHKQPCYSPHMMSSQLSQAVTSLSTTVTTMSPVCPLTSSLTSTHPSLSSAPSPVTPPPPPRSTASPATPSHSTLNLNTGLWRMGKKNGDVSNYITDFAANLSPSSQWWPAASFQS; translated from the exons ATATCAGGATGTCAAAGGCACTAGAGGTGGAGAAAGTAGGGGCTGACTCACCATTGGAGGGCACAG ATTCAGAGCGGAATGGACCTGAATCAAATCACCAG GCTCAGTCAATGAAAGTCAATCCCTTTCCTCTTTCACCAACCCTGAGCAGCAGCAAA AATAAGATGGAGGAGTGTGGTGAGATGTCCCCGGCCCTCTCTCACGGCCCGACCCCCTCACAGACGGCCCTGCAACATACACAGCTCATGCTTACCGGCTCCCAACTAGCAGGG GACATCCAGCAGTTGCTGCAGCTTCAGCAGTTGGTGTTGGTGCCCGGCCACCCGCTCCCATCTCCTGCCCAGTTCCTCCTCCCACAGGCACAGCAGGGCCAGCAAG GACTCCTATCGACACCAAATCTTATTCCGCTACCTCAGCAAAACCAAGGGAGCCTGCTGTCCGCTCCAACTAGAATGGGACTCCAAGCACAG CGAGATAAGAGTATGGAGGTGAGCGGTGGTGGAGGCATGACCACAGTGTCCTCAGTGACCTCTCACCCCGAAGAGCCCAGTGACCTGGAGGAACTGGAACAATTTGCCCGCACTTTCAAACAGAGACGCATCAAACTGGGCTTCACACAG GGAGATGTTGGCTTGGCCATGGGGAAGCTGTATGGCAATGACTTCAGTCAGACCACAATCTCCCGCTTTGAAGCCCTCAACCTGAGCTTTAAGAACATGTGCAAGCTGAAGCCACTGCTGGAGAAGTGGCTCAATGATGCAG AGACCATGTCCATAGACAGTACCCTGCCCAGCCCCAgctccctgtcctcctcctctctgggcTTCGACGGCGTTCCTGGTCGCCGCAGAAAGAAGAGAACCAGCATTGAGACAAATGTACGTGTGGCCCTGGAACGCGCATTCATGACG AACCAGAAGCCTACCTCAGAAGAGATCCTGCTGATCGCCGAGCAGCTCAATATGGAGAAGGAGGTGATCCGGGTCTGGTTCTGCAACCGCCGGCAGAAAGAGAAACGCATCAATCCCTCCAGTGCCACCCCTCCCCTGCCCAGCCAGCCCCCCACTGCCCCGCCAACGCACAAACAGCCCTGCTACAGCCCTCACATG ATGTCTAGCCAGCTGTCCCAGGCCGTGACCAGTCTCAGCACAACAGTGACCACCATGTCCCCTGTCTGCCCTCTGACTTCCAGCCTCACCTCCACCCACCCCTCCCTCAGCTCCGCACCCTCCCCAgtgactcctcctcctcccccccgcAGCACAGCCAGCCCAGCCACTCCCAGCCACAGCACACTCAACCTTAACACAGG CTTATGGCGTATGGGTAAAAAGAACGGTGACGTGTCTAACTACATCACCGATTTTGCTGCAAACTTGAG cCCTAGCAGCCAGTGGTGGCCAGCTGCCTCTTTCCAGTCTTGA
- the pou2f2a gene encoding POU domain, class 2, transcription factor 2 isoform X10, giving the protein MFVPLPVPFVFQRTAPDLNAWRLKSPLAPRSNSDIRMSKALEVEKVGADSPLEGTDSERNGPESNHQAQSMKVNPFPLSPTLSSSKNKMEECGEMSPALSHGPTPSQTALQHTQLMLTGSQLAGLTALLPAQQQLLLQQAQAQLLAAAVQQSSAAHAAHAAHAAAQANQQAQAAAAANQQAQQQQTGQTGQQAQSQSQRQGQSTQEQTAQSVPVPPPPPQLTLSQPIQLTAQDIQQLLQLQQLVLVPGHPLPSPAQFLLPQAQQGQQGLLSTPNLIPLPQQNQGSLLSAPTRMGLQAQRDKSMEVSGGGGMTTVSSVTSHPEEPSDLEELEQFARTFKQRRIKLGFTQGDVGLAMGKLYGNDFSQTTISRFEALNLSFKNMCKLKPLLEKWLNDAETMSIDSTLPSPSSLSSSSLGFDGVPGRRRKKRTSIETNVRVALERAFMTNQKPTSEEILLIAEQLNMEKEVIRVWFCNRRQKEKRINPSSATPPLPSQPPTAPPTHKQPCYSPHMMSSQLSQAVTSLSTTVTTMSPVCPLTSSLTSTHPSLSSAPSPVTPPPPPRSTASPATPSHSTLNLNTGLWRMGKKNGDVSNYITDFAANLSPSSQWWPAASFQS; this is encoded by the exons ATATCAGGATGTCAAAGGCACTAGAGGTGGAGAAAGTAGGGGCTGACTCACCATTGGAGGGCACAG ATTCAGAGCGGAATGGACCTGAATCAAATCACCAG GCTCAGTCAATGAAAGTCAATCCCTTTCCTCTTTCACCAACCCTGAGCAGCAGCAAA AATAAGATGGAGGAGTGTGGTGAGATGTCCCCGGCCCTCTCTCACGGCCCGACCCCCTCACAGACGGCCCTGCAACATACACAGCTCATGCTTACCGGCTCCCAACTAGCAGGG TTGACAGCTCTGTtgccagcacagcagcagttGTTGCTGCAGCAGGCTCAGGCGCAGCTCCTGGCTGCAGCTGTGCAGCAGTCCAGTGCAGCCCACGCCGCTCATGCTGCCCACGCAGCCGCCCAAGCCAATCAGCAAGCTCAGGCAGCCGCAGCAGCGAATCAGCaagcccagcagcagcagacggGACAAACAGGGCAGCAGGCCCAGTCGCAGTcccagagacagggacagagcacacaggaacagacagCCCAAAGTGTTCCTgtcccacctcctccaccccagCTCACCCTCTCCCAGCCAATCCAGCTCACCGCCCAG GACATCCAGCAGTTGCTGCAGCTTCAGCAGTTGGTGTTGGTGCCCGGCCACCCGCTCCCATCTCCTGCCCAGTTCCTCCTCCCACAGGCACAGCAGGGCCAGCAAG GACTCCTATCGACACCAAATCTTATTCCGCTACCTCAGCAAAACCAAGGGAGCCTGCTGTCCGCTCCAACTAGAATGGGACTCCAAGCACAG CGAGATAAGAGTATGGAGGTGAGCGGTGGTGGAGGCATGACCACAGTGTCCTCAGTGACCTCTCACCCCGAAGAGCCCAGTGACCTGGAGGAACTGGAACAATTTGCCCGCACTTTCAAACAGAGACGCATCAAACTGGGCTTCACACAG GGAGATGTTGGCTTGGCCATGGGGAAGCTGTATGGCAATGACTTCAGTCAGACCACAATCTCCCGCTTTGAAGCCCTCAACCTGAGCTTTAAGAACATGTGCAAGCTGAAGCCACTGCTGGAGAAGTGGCTCAATGATGCAG AGACCATGTCCATAGACAGTACCCTGCCCAGCCCCAgctccctgtcctcctcctctctgggcTTCGACGGCGTTCCTGGTCGCCGCAGAAAGAAGAGAACCAGCATTGAGACAAATGTACGTGTGGCCCTGGAACGCGCATTCATGACG AACCAGAAGCCTACCTCAGAAGAGATCCTGCTGATCGCCGAGCAGCTCAATATGGAGAAGGAGGTGATCCGGGTCTGGTTCTGCAACCGCCGGCAGAAAGAGAAACGCATCAATCCCTCCAGTGCCACCCCTCCCCTGCCCAGCCAGCCCCCCACTGCCCCGCCAACGCACAAACAGCCCTGCTACAGCCCTCACATG ATGTCTAGCCAGCTGTCCCAGGCCGTGACCAGTCTCAGCACAACAGTGACCACCATGTCCCCTGTCTGCCCTCTGACTTCCAGCCTCACCTCCACCCACCCCTCCCTCAGCTCCGCACCCTCCCCAgtgactcctcctcctcccccccgcAGCACAGCCAGCCCAGCCACTCCCAGCCACAGCACACTCAACCTTAACACAGG CTTATGGCGTATGGGTAAAAAGAACGGTGACGTGTCTAACTACATCACCGATTTTGCTGCAAACTTGAG cCCTAGCAGCCAGTGGTGGCCAGCTGCCTCTTTCCAGTCTTGA
- the pou2f2a gene encoding POU domain, class 2, transcription factor 2 isoform X19 — protein MTKTAAIAAKDFSSMWLPDIRMSKALEVEKVGADSPLEGTDSERNGPESNHQAQSMKVNPFPLSPTLSSSKNKMEECGEMSPALSHGPTPSQTALQHTQLMLTGSQLAGDIQQLLQLQQLVLVPGHPLPSPAQFLLPQAQQGQQGLLSTPNLIPLPQQNQGSLLSAPTRMGLQAQRDKSMEVSGGGGMTTVSSVTSHPEEPSDLEELEQFARTFKQRRIKLGFTQGDVGLAMGKLYGNDFSQTTISRFEALNLSFKNMCKLKPLLEKWLNDAETMSIDSTLPSPSSLSSSSLGFDGVPGRRRKKRTSIETNVRVALERAFMTNQKPTSEEILLIAEQLNMEKEVIRVWFCNRRQKEKRINPSSATPPLPSQPPTAPPTHKQPCYSPHMMSSQLSQAVTSLSTTVTTMSPVCPLTSSLTSTHPSLSSAPSPVTPPPPPRSTASPATPSHSTLNLNTG, from the exons atgaCCAAGACAGCAGCTATAGCAGCAAAGGACTTCTCCAGTATGTGGTTGCCAG ATATCAGGATGTCAAAGGCACTAGAGGTGGAGAAAGTAGGGGCTGACTCACCATTGGAGGGCACAG ATTCAGAGCGGAATGGACCTGAATCAAATCACCAG GCTCAGTCAATGAAAGTCAATCCCTTTCCTCTTTCACCAACCCTGAGCAGCAGCAAA AATAAGATGGAGGAGTGTGGTGAGATGTCCCCGGCCCTCTCTCACGGCCCGACCCCCTCACAGACGGCCCTGCAACATACACAGCTCATGCTTACCGGCTCCCAACTAGCAGGG GACATCCAGCAGTTGCTGCAGCTTCAGCAGTTGGTGTTGGTGCCCGGCCACCCGCTCCCATCTCCTGCCCAGTTCCTCCTCCCACAGGCACAGCAGGGCCAGCAAG GACTCCTATCGACACCAAATCTTATTCCGCTACCTCAGCAAAACCAAGGGAGCCTGCTGTCCGCTCCAACTAGAATGGGACTCCAAGCACAG CGAGATAAGAGTATGGAGGTGAGCGGTGGTGGAGGCATGACCACAGTGTCCTCAGTGACCTCTCACCCCGAAGAGCCCAGTGACCTGGAGGAACTGGAACAATTTGCCCGCACTTTCAAACAGAGACGCATCAAACTGGGCTTCACACAG GGAGATGTTGGCTTGGCCATGGGGAAGCTGTATGGCAATGACTTCAGTCAGACCACAATCTCCCGCTTTGAAGCCCTCAACCTGAGCTTTAAGAACATGTGCAAGCTGAAGCCACTGCTGGAGAAGTGGCTCAATGATGCAG AGACCATGTCCATAGACAGTACCCTGCCCAGCCCCAgctccctgtcctcctcctctctgggcTTCGACGGCGTTCCTGGTCGCCGCAGAAAGAAGAGAACCAGCATTGAGACAAATGTACGTGTGGCCCTGGAACGCGCATTCATGACG AACCAGAAGCCTACCTCAGAAGAGATCCTGCTGATCGCCGAGCAGCTCAATATGGAGAAGGAGGTGATCCGGGTCTGGTTCTGCAACCGCCGGCAGAAAGAGAAACGCATCAATCCCTCCAGTGCCACCCCTCCCCTGCCCAGCCAGCCCCCCACTGCCCCGCCAACGCACAAACAGCCCTGCTACAGCCCTCACATG ATGTCTAGCCAGCTGTCCCAGGCCGTGACCAGTCTCAGCACAACAGTGACCACCATGTCCCCTGTCTGCCCTCTGACTTCCAGCCTCACCTCCACCCACCCCTCCCTCAGCTCCGCACCCTCCCCAgtgactcctcctcctcccccccgcAGCACAGCCAGCCCAGCCACTCCCAGCCACAGCACACTCAACCTTAACACAGGGTAA